In Euphorbia lathyris chromosome 9, ddEupLath1.1, whole genome shotgun sequence, the following are encoded in one genomic region:
- the LOC136206250 gene encoding probable nucleolar protein 5-1, with protein MLVLFETPAGFALFKVLDEGKLSKVEDLSQEFSTSDSARKVVKLKAFSKFENTSEALEAATKIIDGTTSKGLRKFLREHCEGEILAVADSKLGNAIKEKLKIECVHSNTVMELMRGVRSQLTELISGLGAQDLAPMSLGLSHSLSRYKLKFSPDKVDTMIIQAIGLLDDLDKELNTYAMRVREWYGWHFPELAKIVQDNILYAKAVKLMGSRENAAKLDFSEILPEEVETDLKEACLISMGTEVSEVDLMNIRDLCDQVLSLSEYRAQLYDYLKNRMNTIAPNLTALVGELVGARLIAHGGSLLNLAKQPGSTVQILGAEKALFRALKTKHATPKYGLIFHASLVGQAAPKTKGKISRSLAAKAALAIRYDALGDGQDSSLGLESRAKLEARLRNLEGRELSRSAGSAKGKPKIEAYDKDRKNGAGGLITPAKAYNPSADAILTQTPNSTAGNEAQIVVSKKSKKAAEPTPTEETPVTDGPKKEKKKKKKTEVDEMAVENDGNGNAEQVPEAKKEKKKKKKQNAENNDVPNESENVDAGEKKKKKRKHAEQDEESEMSSKKKEKKKRKSEK; from the exons ATGCTTGTGTTGTTTGAAACGCCTGCGGGCTTTGCCCTCTTCAAAGTTTTGGATGAAGGGAAGCTGTCTAAAGTTGAG GATTTGTCGCAAGAATTTTCGACATCAGATTCAGCAAGAAAG GTTGTTAAGCTTAAAGCTTTTTCCAAGTTTGAAAATACATCAGAGGCTCTTGAAGCAGCAACAAAAATAATAGATGGGACAACTAGCAAAGGTCTGCGCAAATTTTTGCGTGAGCATTGTGAAGGTGAAATTCTGGCCGTGGCTGATTCAAAACTTGGAAATGCAATCAAGGAAAAACTG AAAATTGAATGTGTTCATAGCAACACCGTAATGGAATTGATGAGGGGTGTTAGGAGTCAATTGACAGAGCTTATATCTGGTCTGGGTGCCCAAGATCTAGCACCAATGAGTTTGGGTTTATCTCACAGTTTGTCTAGATACAAATTGAAGTTTAGTCCTGACAAG GTTGATACAATGATCATTCAAGCTATTGGTTTACTTGACGATCTTGATAAAGAGCTTAACACATATGCAATGAGAGTTCGAGAATGGTATGGTTGGCATTTTCCTGAACTTGCTAAGATTGTACAAGACAACATCCTTTATGCCAAAGCAGTAAAACTGATGGGTAGCCGTGAAAATGCTGCCAAGCTTGATTTCTCTGAG ATACTACCCGAAGAAGTTGAGACAGACCTAAAGGAGGCATGCTTGATATCCATGGGTACTGAAGTTAGTGAAGTTGATTTGATGAACATCAGAGATCTCTGTGACCAGGTTCTTTCTCTATCTGAATACAGAGCTCAACTATACGATTATTTGAAGAACAGGATGAACACTATTGCACCGAATTTGACTGCCCTTGTTGGAGAACTTGTGGGAGCTCGCCTCATTGCTCATGGGGGTAGCTTATTAAATCTTGCGAAGCAGCCAGGAAGCACAGTTCAGATTCTCGGAGCAGAAAAGGCTCTTTTCAGAGCTTTAAAGACGAAGCATGCAACACCCAAATATGGGCTTATTTTCCATGCCTCTCTGGTTGGTCAGGCTGCTCCTAAAACCAAGGGGAAAATTTCTAGGTCACTTGCTGCTAAAGCAGCATTGGCAATTCGATATGATGCTCTTGGAGATGGCCAAGATAGCTCTCTAGGACTGGAAAGCCGAGCTAAG CTTGAAGCACGATTAAGGAATCTTGAAGGGAGAGAATTGAGTCGTTCTGCTGGATCAGCTAAAGGCAAACCAAAGATAGAAGCTTATGACAAAGATCGAAAGAACGGAGCTGGTGGATTGATAACTCCGGCCAAG GCTTATAATCCTTCTGCAGATGCTATTCTTACGCAAACACCAAACTCCACTGCTGGGAATGAGGCACAGATTGTTGTTTCAAAGAAGAGCAAGAAGGCGGCAGAACCTACTCCTACTGAAGAAACTCCGGTTACTGATGGGccgaagaaagagaagaagaaaaagaagaagactgaAGTCGATGAAATGGCTGTTGAAAATGATGGAAATGGTAATGCTGAGCAAGTTCCAGAAgcaaagaaagagaagaagaaaaagaagaaacagAACGCGGAAAACAATGACGTGCCGAATGAAAGTGAGAATGTTGATGCaggagaaaagaagaaaaagaagcgAAAACATGCTGAACAAGATGAAGAATCTGAAATGTCAAgcaagaagaaagagaaaaagaagagaaaaagtgAGAAGTGA